The region CCCAGGGCCTGCTGCGCCCGGCCGACGTGACCACCCAGAGCTACCCGGGCTTTCCGACCGATCTGCAGCCGCAGATGAGCGCCCTGCTGGCCACCGTGGACGGCACCAGCATCGTGCAGGACCCGGTTTACAAGGACCGCCTGACCCACGTGGCCGAATTGCAGCGGATGGGCGCCGACATCAAGGTGAGCGGCTACAGCCAGATTATCCGCGGCACCCGGCTGCGTGGTGCCCCGGTCAAGGCGGCCGACCTGCGCGCCGGTGCAGCGCTCTTTATCGCTGCCCTGACCGCCGACGGCGAAACCGTGATTGACGGCGTGGAATATCTGAACCGTGGCTACGAAAATCTGGCGGCTCGCCTGCGCAGCATCGGCGCTGATGTGCATCAGCCGGAAGTGAACCTCGCTTCGGCAATGGACTAAGCGAAGCAAGCGGCTGGCAACTGGGCCGCTGGTTCCAGTAGTTGAACTGAACAACAAAACAGGGGCCGCCTCTTATGAGCGCGGCCCCTGTTTTGTTGACTTGTGAAGGTTTAGGCCTGGCTGCCCTGCAGCACTTCGCCTGCCTTTTCCCAGGACATGTCAAAGGCTTCGGCGACCGGCTGGTTGGTCAGCTTGCCCTGGTAAGTGTTCAGGCCTGGCAGCAGCGAAGCGTTGCTGTTCAGCGCCTGCACGCCCTTGTCGGCCAGCTGCAGCACGTAAGGCATGGTCTGGTTGGTCAGGGCCAGGGTCGAGGTACGCGGCACGGCGCCGGGCATGTTCGCCACGCCGTAATGGATAACGCCGTCAACCTCGTAGGTGGGGTCGTCGTGGGTGGTGGGGTGACTGGTTTCCACGCAGCCGCCCTGGTCCACCGCCACGTCCACAATCACGGCGCCTTCGGGCATCAGGCTCAGCATGTCGCGGGTGACCAGGTGCGGGGCCTTGGCGCCGGGAATCAGCACCGCGCCGATCAGGAGATCGGTGGTGGGCAGCAGGTCGCGTAAGTTGGCTTCGCTGCTCATCATGGTGGTGATGCGGCCGAAGAACACGTCGTCCAGGTAAGACAGCCGGCGCTGCGACACGTCCAGAATAGTCACGTGTGCGCCCAGACCCATCGCCATCTTGGCCGCGTTGGTGCCCACCACGCCGCCGCCCACGATGGTCACGTTGCCGGGCTTGACGCCGGGCACGCCACCCAGCAGCACGCCGCGGCCACCGGCAGGCTTCTGCAGGTGATAGGCGCCGGCCTGCACGCTCAGGCGGCCGGCCACTTCGCTCATGGGCATCAGCAGCGGCAAGCTGCCGTCGCTGTGCTGCACGGTTTCGTAGGCGATGGCGGTGGTGCCGGCCTTCAGCAGCGCGTCGGTCAGGGGGCGGTCGGCGGCCAGGTGCAGGTAGGTGAACAGCAGCAGGTCGTCTCTGAGGTAGCCGTATTCGCTTTCCACCGGCTCCTTGACCTTGACCACCATCTCGGCGCCCCAGGCGTCGGCGGCGCTGCCCAGTTGGGCGCCCGCCTGCTGATAGGCTTCGTCGCTGAAGCTGCTGCCCAGGCCGGCGCCGGCTTCGACCGTCACGCTGTGGCCGCGCCGCACCAGTGTTTCCACGCCGCCGGGGGTCATGGCGACCCGGTTTTCCTTGACCTTGATTTCCTTTGGAACTCCAATATGCATCGCTTGCCTCCTTGGCTCTGAGCGCAGGTCGGGACCCGAAAAGGGAACCCCCGGCCAGGCTGAGACTGCCCGCTGAGGCGGGCGGCCTGCTGCCTTACTGCGCTGAAGTGATAACGCAATCTTAACGCTGCACTGGCGTAAGGCGATTGCGCTGGATATGGCTTCTTGGGGCCTTCGGCGCAACAAGGCTGCGTAAAGCTGCTAATCTCCGGAGAAATATGGCGCCCCTGGAACTTGACGAGATTGATCTGCGTTTGCTGGATATCCTGCAGCGCGACGGCCGGATTGCCAACACCGAACTGGCCGACGAGGTGGGCCTGACCCCGGCCCCCACCCTGCGGCGGGTGCGCCGGCTGGAAGAAGCCGGGCTGATCCGGCGTTACGTGGCGCTGCTGGACCCGGAAATGATCGGACGCGGCTTTCTGGTGATGGTGCGGGTGACCTTATCGGGGCAGACTAAGGCTGGATTTGAAACGTTCGGCGAGCAGATGCGCCGCCGCCCCGAGGTGCTGGAATGCTACCTGTGCCTGGGCGGCACCGACTATTTTCTGAAAGTGGCGACCCGCGACCTGATGGAGTATCAGCGTTTTCTGGTGGACGTGCTGGCCGCCAATCCGCTGGTGCAGCACACCGATTCGATTCTGGTGGTCAAGCAGGAAAAGCAGACCACGGCTCTGCCGCTGGAATAGGCGCTGGCCTGCCCGCGTGCCTGGGCTGAGAAAAGTCGTCCGTCAGATAGGCAAGATGTCAGAGCGGCGCCGTAGAATGGGGGCCATGAAAAAACTGATCTGGATTCTGCCTGCTGCGCTGCTCGCCTCCTGCGCACCTGCTCAGCAGGCCGGCATGAAAGCCATGGAGCAGCGTGACGGCACCACCCAGGCCCGCTATCAGGTGCCCACCTCGGCTGTGATAAACAA is a window of Deinococcus sp. Marseille-Q6407 DNA encoding:
- the ald gene encoding alanine dehydrogenase, whose product is MHIGVPKEIKVKENRVAMTPGGVETLVRRGHSVTVEAGAGLGSSFSDEAYQQAGAQLGSAADAWGAEMVVKVKEPVESEYGYLRDDLLLFTYLHLAADRPLTDALLKAGTTAIAYETVQHSDGSLPLLMPMSEVAGRLSVQAGAYHLQKPAGGRGVLLGGVPGVKPGNVTIVGGGVVGTNAAKMAMGLGAHVTILDVSQRRLSYLDDVFFGRITTMMSSEANLRDLLPTTDLLIGAVLIPGAKAPHLVTRDMLSLMPEGAVIVDVAVDQGGCVETSHPTTHDDPTYEVDGVIHYGVANMPGAVPRTSTLALTNQTMPYVLQLADKGVQALNSNASLLPGLNTYQGKLTNQPVAEAFDMSWEKAGEVLQGSQA
- a CDS encoding Lrp/AsnC family transcriptional regulator, whose product is MAPLELDEIDLRLLDILQRDGRIANTELADEVGLTPAPTLRRVRRLEEAGLIRRYVALLDPEMIGRGFLVMVRVTLSGQTKAGFETFGEQMRRRPEVLECYLCLGGTDYFLKVATRDLMEYQRFLVDVLAANPLVQHTDSILVVKQEKQTTALPLE